A DNA window from Christiangramia salexigens contains the following coding sequences:
- a CDS encoding PASTA domain-containing protein — MGLFRFIFSKTFLIQLVLAVIILIVLAFFAMQWLDYSTNQDQRIEVPDLAKLNLDVVEDKLDELELDYEILDSANFNPDYPRYSVIDQVPAPGKFVKEDRKIYLTLNPSGYRKIKIPENLIRKTRRQVEPTLRSLGFKIGEISYKPDIAQDAVLELRHNGKTVNAGDELMKTSTIDLILGDDSGKYTKKNEDPDNQNTESEIDEF, encoded by the coding sequence ATGGGATTATTTCGATTTATTTTTAGCAAGACCTTTTTAATACAGCTGGTTCTGGCTGTAATAATTTTGATCGTACTGGCATTTTTTGCAATGCAGTGGCTGGATTATTCTACCAATCAGGATCAAAGAATTGAGGTGCCGGATCTTGCAAAATTAAATCTTGATGTGGTGGAAGATAAGCTTGACGAACTGGAACTGGATTATGAAATTCTGGATTCAGCAAATTTTAATCCGGACTATCCAAGATATTCGGTAATAGATCAGGTGCCGGCCCCGGGGAAATTTGTAAAGGAAGATCGTAAAATATATCTCACTCTAAATCCATCTGGTTACCGAAAGATCAAGATTCCGGAAAATCTTATCCGAAAGACCAGAAGGCAGGTAGAACCTACATTGCGTTCTCTTGGATTCAAGATAGGCGAGATCTCTTATAAACCGGATATTGCCCAGGATGCAGTACTGGAATTACGTCATAATGGCAAAACCGTAAATGCCGGTGATGAATTGATGAAAACTTCTACCATAGATCTTATCCTGGGAGATGATTCAGGGAAATACACCAAAAAGAACGAAGATCCTGATAACCAAAATACCGAAAGCGAAATTGATGAATTCTAA
- a CDS encoding RluA family pseudouridine synthase: MNSNKDQKEELEEQDQEESLYEHHKFTAEVGQKPLRLDKYLMNFIENATRNKIQKAAKSGNIYVNNETVKQNYKVKGGDVIQVMFEHPPYEYLLVPEDIPLDIVYEDDTLLVVNKPAGMVVHPGHGNYSGTLINALVHHFENLPVNSSERPGLVHRIDKDTSGLLVIAKTEEAMAHLSKQFFDKSSEREYVAIVWGNVEEDEGTIEGNIGRNPKNRLQNMVYTGDESDNGKPAVTHFKVIERLGYVTLVSCKLETGRTHQIRVHMKYIGHTLFNDERYGGDRILKGTTFTKYKQFVENCFKILPRQALHAKTLGFVHPATGKWMSFNTDIPQDMLDCIEKWRAYAKNQLEGL, translated from the coding sequence ATGAATTCTAATAAAGACCAGAAAGAGGAACTAGAGGAGCAAGACCAGGAAGAGAGTCTTTACGAACACCATAAATTTACAGCTGAGGTTGGTCAAAAACCGCTGCGATTAGATAAATATTTGATGAATTTTATTGAGAACGCTACGCGTAATAAGATTCAGAAAGCCGCAAAAAGCGGTAATATTTATGTGAATAATGAAACAGTAAAACAGAATTACAAAGTAAAGGGAGGCGATGTTATTCAGGTGATGTTCGAGCATCCACCTTATGAGTACCTTCTGGTTCCCGAAGATATTCCATTGGATATCGTTTATGAGGATGATACTTTACTTGTGGTAAATAAACCAGCAGGAATGGTCGTGCATCCGGGCCATGGAAATTACAGCGGAACTCTTATCAACGCACTTGTACATCACTTTGAAAATCTTCCAGTAAACAGTAGTGAACGTCCGGGGCTTGTACATCGTATAGATAAAGATACCAGTGGTCTGCTTGTGATCGCCAAGACGGAAGAGGCAATGGCCCATCTGTCAAAACAGTTTTTTGATAAATCCAGCGAACGCGAATACGTAGCTATTGTGTGGGGTAATGTTGAAGAAGATGAGGGGACTATTGAAGGTAATATAGGAAGAAACCCAAAAAACCGTTTACAGAACATGGTGTATACCGGGGATGAATCCGATAATGGCAAGCCTGCAGTCACTCATTTCAAGGTTATTGAGCGACTGGGTTATGTTACACTGGTTTCATGTAAACTTGAAACAGGAAGAACGCACCAGATACGTGTGCATATGAAGTATATAGGCCATACTCTTTTTAATGATGAAAGATATGGAGGGGACAGGATCCTAAAGGGGACTACTTTTACCAAATACAAGCAATTTGTGGAAAATTGTTTCAAAATACTTCCAAGACAAGCCTTACATGCAAAAACACTTGGATTTGTTCATCCCGCTACCGGAAAATGGATGAGTTTTAATACCGATATACCTCAGGATATGCTGGATTGTATAGAAAAGTGGAGGGCTTATGCCAAGAATCAGCTTGAAGGTCTTTAG
- the yaaA gene encoding peroxide stress protein YaaA, which produces MKIVVSPAKTLDYESDLPTSRGTQPEFLETAAKINKKLARQSRKDISDLMGISDKLAELNYSRYQEFEEDHNKKNSRPAMYAFNGDVYTGLDAYSIDTEKLDKVQNTLRILSGMYGILRPLDLIQPYRLEMGTSFGIERKKNLYEVWQDKLTTYLNNELEDDELFLNLASNEYFKAVNSKKLKVDVVSPIFKDFKNGKLKVISFFAKKARGAMVRYILDNDCRNLDDVKGFDVDGYRFSEEHTVKENEPTFIR; this is translated from the coding sequence ATGAAAATTGTTGTTTCTCCGGCTAAAACGCTGGATTATGAATCTGACTTACCAACCTCCAGAGGTACTCAACCCGAATTTCTTGAGACTGCAGCAAAGATAAATAAGAAATTAGCCAGACAGTCCAGGAAGGATATTTCAGATCTTATGGGTATTAGTGATAAACTAGCAGAGCTTAATTACTCAAGATATCAGGAATTCGAGGAGGATCACAATAAGAAAAATTCAAGACCTGCGATGTATGCTTTCAATGGTGATGTATATACAGGTCTTGATGCATATAGTATAGACACGGAAAAACTGGATAAAGTTCAGAATACCCTCAGAATTTTATCCGGGATGTATGGGATTTTAAGGCCATTGGATCTTATCCAGCCTTATCGCCTCGAAATGGGGACTTCCTTTGGTATAGAACGTAAAAAGAATCTTTATGAGGTCTGGCAGGATAAGTTGACAACTTATCTCAATAATGAATTGGAGGACGACGAATTATTCCTAAATCTTGCCAGTAACGAATATTTCAAGGCTGTAAATTCTAAGAAACTTAAGGTTGATGTGGTGTCACCTATTTTTAAGGATTTTAAGAACGGTAAGCTTAAAGTTATCAGCTTCTTTGCCAAGAAGGCCAGAGGAGCTATGGTGCGTTATATCCTAGACAATGATTGTAGAAATCTGGATGATGTCAAAGGATTTGATGTGGATGGATACAGATTTAGTGAGGAACATACCGTTAAGGAAAATGAACCAACCTTTATAAGATAA
- a CDS encoding uracil-DNA glycosylase family protein, which translates to MELFHHKHPFPPFIPDNATKLIVGTLPPPRFTKRQLKEDDVDFCYGSRDGLLWIILDRIFDLNLKFENTEEAVEQRKEFLISRNIGICDVVESSRRVKVDASDLGMQKVELRDMIGILKNHPKVETLIFTGGNSKNGPEYFFRKYLKESDHEISLKVISSKTPRIHQFVLDGRLIKTVSLTAPSGAANIAVGSSQLYKELKKKNPEFNTIDFRVLQYKEFF; encoded by the coding sequence TTGGAACTTTTTCATCATAAACATCCCTTTCCTCCCTTTATACCCGATAATGCGACAAAGCTAATTGTTGGAACTCTCCCACCGCCCAGATTTACTAAAAGGCAATTAAAGGAAGATGATGTCGATTTTTGTTATGGAAGCCGGGATGGATTATTATGGATTATTCTTGACAGGATCTTTGATTTAAACCTTAAGTTCGAGAATACTGAAGAAGCTGTGGAGCAAAGAAAGGAATTTCTAATATCCAGAAATATCGGTATCTGTGATGTAGTGGAGAGCAGCCGGAGAGTAAAAGTGGATGCTTCAGATCTCGGCATGCAAAAGGTGGAATTAAGAGATATGATAGGTATCCTGAAAAACCATCCAAAAGTTGAAACACTCATATTCACCGGTGGAAATTCTAAAAATGGTCCGGAATATTTTTTCAGGAAATATTTAAAGGAATCAGATCACGAGATCAGCTTAAAAGTGATCTCCTCCAAAACACCGAGAATTCATCAATTTGTGCTGGACGGACGGCTCATTAAGACAGTTTCACTAACAGCTCCTTCAGGCGCGGCTAATATTGCGGTAGGTAGTTCGCAATTATATAAGGAACTTAAAAAGAAGAACCCTGAATTCAATACTATTGATTTCAGGGTTCTTCAGTATAAGGAATTCTTTTAA
- a CDS encoding 30S ribosomal protein THX, with product MGKGDKKTKRGKIAIGTSGKLRPKRRKFKIKPTTLANQDKKELQ from the coding sequence ATGGGAAAAGGTGATAAAAAAACCAAACGCGGTAAAATCGCTATAGGCACAAGTGGTAAATTAAGACCTAAACGTAGAAAGTTTAAGATCAAACCTACTACTCTGGCCAACCAGGATAAAAAAGAATTACAGTAG
- the trpA gene encoding tryptophan synthase subunit alpha: MNRIKKKLQADKKLLSIYFTAGYPEINDTTRIIKDLETNGVDFIEIGLPFSDPLADGPTIQESSTKALKNGMTTQKLFAQLEGIRNEVEIPLIIMGYFNPILQYGVEKFCQKCQNAGIDGLIIPDLPVDVYHEKYQSLFEKYGLINVFLITPQTSDERIKFIDSVSDGFIYMVSSASVTGSTSGFSDETRDYFKRIHELNLNNPQIVGFGIKDKDTFNQATQYAKGAIIGSAFIKHINEHGLEKTDKFVANVKALT, encoded by the coding sequence ATGAACCGAATCAAGAAGAAGTTACAGGCAGATAAAAAATTGCTTTCAATATATTTCACTGCGGGTTACCCGGAAATAAATGATACAACCAGAATCATTAAAGATCTGGAAACTAATGGCGTTGATTTTATTGAAATTGGCCTCCCATTCAGCGATCCTTTAGCAGATGGACCAACTATCCAGGAAAGCTCTACTAAAGCTTTAAAAAATGGAATGACAACCCAAAAATTATTCGCACAACTTGAAGGAATCCGCAATGAGGTAGAAATTCCATTGATCATTATGGGTTATTTTAATCCAATACTTCAGTACGGTGTTGAAAAGTTTTGCCAAAAGTGCCAAAATGCCGGTATTGACGGACTGATCATTCCCGATCTTCCCGTAGATGTATATCACGAAAAATATCAGTCATTATTTGAGAAATATGGCCTTATCAACGTCTTTCTCATTACCCCACAAACTTCAGATGAAAGGATAAAATTTATAGACTCGGTTTCAGATGGTTTCATATATATGGTAAGCAGCGCGAGTGTTACAGGATCTACATCAGGATTTAGCGATGAAACCAGAGACTACTTCAAAAGAATTCACGAGCTTAACCTCAATAATCCACAGATCGTTGGTTTTGGGATCAAAGATAAAGACACTTTTAATCAGGCTACACAATATGCCAAAGGAGCAATAATTGGAAGTGCCTTTATTAAGCATATTAACGAACATGGCTTGGAAAAGACAGATAAATTCGTTGCAAATGTTAAAGCTTTAACCTAA
- the trpB gene encoding tryptophan synthase subunit beta, which produces MSYQVDEKGYYGEFGGAYIPEMLYPNVEELRSRYLKIMQEESFQKEFKDLLREYVGRPTPLYYAKRFSEKYGTKVYLKREDLCHTGAHKVNNTIGQILMAQKLGKKRIIAETGAGQHGVATATVCALMGMECIVYMGEIDIERQAPNVARMKMLGAKVVPAKSGSKTLKDATNEAIRDWINNPVDTHYIIGSVVGPHPYPDMVARFQSVISEEIKYQLKEKEGKEDPDYVVACVGGGSNAAGAYYHYLDNPKVGIIAVEAAGKGIDSGESAATSALGNAGIIHGSKTLLMQTGDGQITEPYSISAGLDYPGVGPMHANLFTSGRGEFISITDEAAMKAGLELAKLEGIIPAIETSHALAIFEDRKFKEDDIVVINLSGRGDKDLNTYIDYFNL; this is translated from the coding sequence ATGAGCTATCAGGTTGATGAAAAAGGGTATTATGGTGAATTTGGAGGTGCTTACATCCCAGAAATGCTATATCCTAATGTAGAAGAATTACGTTCCCGCTATTTAAAAATAATGCAGGAAGAGTCTTTTCAAAAAGAGTTCAAGGATCTGCTAAGAGAATATGTTGGCAGGCCAACTCCTTTATATTATGCTAAACGATTTAGTGAAAAATACGGCACTAAGGTTTACTTAAAAAGAGAAGATCTTTGTCATACAGGCGCACATAAAGTGAATAATACCATTGGCCAGATCCTGATGGCTCAAAAGTTGGGCAAGAAAAGGATCATTGCCGAAACGGGTGCCGGCCAGCATGGTGTTGCAACCGCTACGGTTTGCGCACTAATGGGCATGGAGTGTATCGTATATATGGGAGAAATAGATATAGAAAGACAGGCTCCAAATGTTGCGAGAATGAAAATGCTTGGTGCAAAGGTGGTTCCCGCAAAATCGGGAAGTAAAACACTAAAGGACGCTACCAATGAAGCTATAAGGGATTGGATCAATAATCCGGTAGATACGCATTATATTATTGGATCTGTAGTGGGGCCACATCCTTACCCCGATATGGTTGCCAGATTTCAAAGTGTAATCTCAGAAGAGATCAAATATCAGTTAAAGGAAAAAGAAGGCAAAGAAGATCCAGATTATGTCGTAGCCTGCGTGGGCGGCGGAAGCAATGCTGCGGGAGCTTATTATCACTATTTGGATAACCCGAAAGTTGGGATTATTGCTGTAGAGGCTGCAGGAAAGGGAATTGATTCGGGAGAAAGTGCAGCAACCTCAGCACTTGGAAATGCAGGTATTATTCACGGAAGTAAAACTTTATTGATGCAAACCGGTGACGGCCAGATCACAGAACCTTATTCGATCTCTGCAGGTCTTGATTATCCGGGTGTAGGGCCAATGCACGCAAACCTCTTTACAAGTGGACGAGGCGAATTCATCAGTATCACAGATGAGGCCGCTATGAAAGCAGGACTGGAACTTGCTAAGTTAGAGGGAATCATTCCGGCAATAGAAACCTCACACGCTTTAGCGATCTTTGAAGACCGCAAATTCAAGGAAGATGATATTGTAGTTATCAACCTTTCAGGACGCGGAGATAAAGACCTTAATACCTATATCGACTATTTTAATTTGTAA
- a CDS encoding phosphoribosylanthranilate isomerase, whose protein sequence is MNQKSMQEKSMITPASGKSSGLSLKVCGMQQPGNMIQISEIEPDYMGFIFYEKSPRYFKDDLPEISSKIKKAGVFVNETAENILEKIENYSLNAIQLHGDETAEFCKDLKTDLQKLGNTPELIKVFSVGDDFNFQEIKAYEGIVDYFLFDTKGVLRGGNGEEFDWDILKNYPSNTPFFLSGGIGPEHGRAISNLKSHFLKIGKPGLLYAVDVNSKFELKPGLKKIKELKEFKTQINS, encoded by the coding sequence ATGAATCAGAAAAGCATGCAAGAAAAATCTATGATCACTCCTGCTTCAGGAAAAAGCTCTGGTCTAAGTCTTAAAGTTTGCGGGATGCAACAGCCCGGTAACATGATTCAGATCTCCGAGATCGAACCCGATTATATGGGATTCATTTTTTATGAAAAATCCCCGAGATATTTTAAAGATGATCTTCCTGAGATCTCTTCAAAAATCAAGAAAGCAGGTGTTTTTGTAAACGAAACAGCAGAAAATATTCTGGAAAAAATTGAAAATTATTCTCTTAATGCTATTCAGCTTCACGGGGATGAAACGGCAGAATTCTGCAAGGATCTCAAAACCGACCTACAAAAATTAGGAAATACCCCTGAGCTTATAAAGGTTTTTTCTGTAGGTGATGATTTCAATTTCCAGGAGATCAAGGCATATGAAGGCATAGTTGATTATTTTTTGTTTGACACTAAAGGGGTCCTAAGAGGAGGCAATGGCGAAGAATTTGACTGGGATATTTTAAAAAATTATCCATCCAACACACCTTTTTTCCTGAGCGGAGGAATTGGCCCGGAGCATGGAAGAGCCATTTCTAATCTTAAAAGTCACTTTTTAAAAATAGGCAAACCGGGACTGCTTTATGCAGTTGATGTAAATAGTAAGTTCGAATTAAAACCAGGACTTAAGAAAATTAAAGAATTGAAAGAATTCAAAACACAGATAAATTCCTAA
- the trpC gene encoding indole-3-glycerol phosphate synthase TrpC, which produces MNILDKIIADKFKEVELKKSIVPQSQLEKSALFNRSIISLAENIKHSETGIIAEHKRRSPSKSVINQDQNVQDVVTGYAKAEASGISVLTDGKYFGGSLDDLLYARASVKTPILRKDFMIDEYQILEAKAYGADAILLIAAVLTKKQLEYFAKFAKDLGLDVLLEVHNREELEKSLRVKADMIGVNNRNLKTFEVDIQNSKNLSPLIPSEFIKVSESGISNIKAITDLREYGYKGFLIGENFMKTNDPASAAIKFISELKSHK; this is translated from the coding sequence ATGAATATACTGGATAAGATCATAGCTGATAAATTCAAGGAGGTAGAACTAAAGAAATCTATAGTTCCTCAATCTCAATTGGAAAAATCAGCATTATTTAATAGAAGCATAATTTCACTGGCTGAAAATATAAAGCATTCAGAAACTGGAATCATAGCAGAACATAAGAGAAGAAGTCCTTCCAAATCTGTAATTAATCAGGACCAGAATGTGCAGGATGTAGTTACCGGATACGCCAAAGCCGAGGCCTCAGGAATTTCTGTATTAACCGATGGAAAATACTTTGGAGGCTCGCTGGATGACCTGCTTTATGCAAGGGCCTCTGTTAAGACTCCAATTTTAAGGAAGGATTTTATGATAGATGAATATCAGATCCTTGAAGCCAAAGCTTATGGGGCAGATGCGATACTTCTTATTGCGGCCGTACTCACCAAGAAACAACTGGAATATTTTGCCAAATTTGCCAAAGATCTTGGCTTGGATGTCCTCTTAGAAGTTCACAATAGAGAAGAATTAGAAAAGTCTTTAAGAGTAAAAGCAGATATGATTGGCGTTAACAACCGTAATCTTAAAACCTTTGAGGTAGATATTCAGAACAGTAAGAATCTTTCGCCACTAATTCCCTCAGAATTTATCAAAGTTTCTGAAAGTGGGATCAGCAATATTAAAGCCATAACAGATCTCAGAGAGTATGGATATAAAGGATTCCTAATTGGTGAGAATTTCATGAAGACCAATGATCCCGCAAGCGCCGCCATAAAATTTATTTCCGAATTAAAATCGCACAAATAA
- the trpD gene encoding anthranilate phosphoribosyltransferase produces MKELLNRLISHETISTEEAKQVIFNISEGKYNDTQIAAFLTVYMMRSITIQELEGFRDALLELCIKVDLKDYNAVDLCGTGGDGKDTFNISTTSSFVTAGAGVKVAKHGNYGVSSISGSSNVMEHLGIKFSNDEGFLKKCIEEANICILHAPLFHPAMKNVAPVRTSLAVKTFFNMLGPMVNPAFPKNQLVGVFSLELARMYAYLYQNTDKNYTILHALDGYDEISLTGETKSISNNSERVLKAEDFGIPQLKSAEIAGGGSIESSAEILTGILKGDGTEAQRNVVCANAGMAIATSLDLSPIEGFEKAKESLQSGKAYESFKKLRDLSQATN; encoded by the coding sequence ATGAAAGAATTACTCAATAGGCTTATTAGTCATGAAACCATAAGTACAGAAGAGGCCAAACAGGTCATATTCAATATTTCTGAAGGGAAGTATAATGATACACAGATCGCAGCTTTTTTAACGGTCTACATGATGAGAAGCATTACGATACAGGAGCTTGAAGGCTTCAGAGATGCTCTGTTGGAACTATGTATCAAAGTAGACCTTAAAGATTATAATGCGGTTGACCTATGTGGAACCGGAGGTGATGGTAAGGATACCTTTAATATTTCTACGACTTCCTCTTTTGTTACTGCTGGTGCCGGTGTAAAAGTGGCAAAGCATGGAAATTATGGAGTATCTTCTATTAGCGGTAGTTCTAATGTAATGGAGCATCTTGGAATTAAGTTTAGCAATGACGAAGGCTTTTTAAAAAAATGTATCGAAGAAGCCAATATTTGTATTTTACATGCTCCCCTATTCCATCCGGCGATGAAAAATGTAGCTCCAGTAAGAACGAGTCTGGCAGTAAAAACATTCTTTAATATGTTGGGGCCAATGGTTAATCCGGCTTTCCCTAAAAATCAGCTGGTTGGTGTGTTCAGCCTTGAATTAGCCCGAATGTATGCTTATCTTTATCAAAATACCGATAAAAACTATACCATATTACATGCTTTAGATGGATATGATGAAATCTCATTAACCGGTGAAACAAAGAGCATTAGCAATAATTCTGAAAGAGTTTTGAAGGCCGAAGATTTTGGAATTCCTCAATTGAAGTCAGCAGAAATCGCAGGAGGTGGCTCGATTGAAAGTTCGGCAGAGATCCTTACCGGTATTTTAAAAGGAGATGGAACGGAGGCTCAACGCAATGTGGTCTGTGCCAACGCAGGAATGGCGATCGCCACCTCATTGGATCTTAGTCCTATTGAAGGATTTGAAAAGGCAAAGGAGTCCCTTCAGTCAGGAAAAGCCTATGAAAGTTTTAAAAAATTACGCGATTTAAGCCAAGCAACAAATTAG
- a CDS encoding anthranilate synthase component II produces MKKILVIDNYDSFVYNLVHYLEELDCEVVVKRNDQLSLEEVDAYDCILLSPGPGIPDEAGLLKPIIQKYADSKRILGVCLGMQAIGEVFGGTLDNLDEVYHGVATNIKLFVDDEYLFKGLDNEFPVGRYHSWVVNKRLPECLQATSYDEKGEVMSVRHNTYDVRGVQFHPESVLTPDGKQMIRNWVEYSEEVTNDPSNENSKVEI; encoded by the coding sequence ATGAAAAAAATACTGGTAATAGATAATTATGATTCCTTTGTTTACAACCTTGTTCACTATCTCGAGGAACTTGATTGTGAAGTTGTGGTTAAAAGAAACGACCAGTTAAGCCTTGAGGAGGTTGATGCTTATGATTGCATTTTATTATCCCCAGGGCCGGGTATACCGGATGAAGCGGGACTATTAAAACCTATTATTCAAAAATATGCCGATTCAAAAAGAATTCTAGGTGTTTGTCTTGGAATGCAGGCTATTGGCGAAGTTTTCGGTGGAACCCTGGACAATCTGGATGAGGTTTACCACGGTGTAGCCACGAACATCAAATTATTTGTAGACGATGAATACCTTTTTAAAGGTCTTGATAATGAATTTCCGGTAGGTCGCTATCATTCCTGGGTAGTAAATAAAAGATTACCAGAATGCTTACAGGCAACCAGTTATGATGAAAAGGGAGAGGTCATGTCTGTAAGGCATAATACCTATGATGTGCGCGGAGTTCAATTTCATCCGGAGTCGGTTTTAACGCCAGATGGTAAACAAATGATCAGAAATTGGGTAGAATATTCTGAAGAAGTGACGAATGACCCATCCAATGAAAATTCGAAAGTTGAAATTTAA
- a CDS encoding anthranilate synthase component I family protein, with protein MFKLNTKYKKILADTITPVSIYLKLRDKYPNSLLLESSDYHASDNSFSYICCNPIASFKVQNEVITEHFPDGSISNTDIDTSISIPKAIQDFSNKFKANSAEFKFINNGLFGYIAYDSVRYFENVDIKRKEKDLQIPDIYYAVYQNIIAINHFKNEAYIFDHSYNSESRIEEIEQLLKVKNFATYNFSRDKAPESNLSDEDYRAVVDAAKEHCHRGDVFQLVLSRRFSQKFKGDEFNVYRALRNVNPSPYLFYFDYGNFKIFGSSPEAQLVVNKGRAEIHPIAGTFKRTGNDEKDAEIAKELAADEKENAEHVMLVDLARNDLSRHGSDVKVENYREIQFFSHVIHLVSKVTGKKDANISTPQIVADTFPAGTLSGAPKPMALRLIEKFENVNRSAYGGAIGFMDFEGNFNHAIIIRSFVSKNHELHYQAGAGIVSESKPENELQEVYNKLGALTKALEIAEEI; from the coding sequence ATGTTCAAATTAAATACCAAATACAAGAAGATTCTTGCAGATACTATAACACCTGTAAGCATTTACCTAAAGCTCAGAGATAAATACCCCAATAGTTTATTATTGGAGAGTAGCGACTATCACGCCAGCGATAACAGCTTTTCCTATATATGCTGTAATCCAATAGCTTCATTTAAAGTTCAAAATGAAGTTATTACAGAACATTTTCCAGACGGCAGCATCTCCAATACAGATATAGATACATCTATCTCCATCCCAAAAGCGATTCAAGACTTTTCAAATAAGTTTAAAGCAAATTCTGCCGAATTTAAATTCATCAATAATGGACTTTTCGGTTATATAGCTTACGACTCCGTAAGATATTTCGAGAATGTAGACATTAAACGAAAAGAAAAAGATCTCCAGATCCCGGATATTTATTACGCGGTCTATCAGAATATAATCGCCATAAATCACTTTAAGAATGAGGCATATATATTTGACCATAGCTATAATTCAGAAAGCAGGATCGAGGAGATCGAACAATTATTGAAAGTCAAGAATTTCGCGACATATAATTTTTCCAGAGATAAAGCTCCTGAGTCAAATCTCAGCGATGAAGATTATAGAGCGGTAGTAGATGCGGCAAAGGAACACTGTCACAGGGGTGACGTTTTTCAACTCGTGCTCTCAAGAAGATTTTCTCAGAAATTCAAAGGTGATGAATTTAATGTATACAGGGCCCTTCGCAATGTAAACCCATCCCCTTACCTGTTTTATTTTGATTATGGCAATTTCAAGATCTTTGGAAGTTCTCCCGAAGCTCAATTGGTTGTGAATAAAGGCCGGGCAGAGATACACCCGATTGCCGGAACCTTCAAAAGAACCGGCAACGATGAAAAGGATGCGGAGATCGCTAAAGAACTTGCTGCAGATGAAAAAGAGAATGCCGAGCACGTTATGCTGGTAGATCTGGCCAGAAATGATCTTAGCAGACACGGTAGCGATGTAAAAGTTGAGAACTATCGGGAGATTCAGTTCTTTAGTCATGTGATCCATTTAGTGAGCAAGGTCACAGGTAAAAAGGATGCAAATATTTCTACTCCTCAAATTGTGGCCGACACTTTCCCAGCAGGAACCTTAAGCGGCGCTCCAAAACCCATGGCTCTTCGACTTATTGAAAAATTTGAGAATGTTAACAGAAGTGCATATGGAGGCGCCATAGGATTTATGGATTTTGAAGGCAACTTTAACCACGCGATAATCATTCGGTCTTTTGTAAGTAAAAATCATGAACTTCATTATCAGGCCGGTGCAGGAATAGTTTCAGAGTCAAAACCAGAAAACGAATTACAGGAAGTCTACAATAAACTCGGAGCTTTGACTAAGGCCCTTGAAATTGCGGAAGAAATCTAA
- a CDS encoding YceI family protein — protein MKNQLFKGGIAVLVLLITVAFTNTKQEVNVDASTITWTGEKVTGSHNGTIKLKSGHLMMEDEKIVGGEFVMDMSTITVTDLTGESKGKLEGHLKSEDFFGVEKYPNAKLVITSAAKKGTGSYGIVADLTIKEKTHPITFDLKMVGDSASTHLTIDRSKYDVRYGSGSFFDNLGDKTIYDNFELDVNLKF, from the coding sequence ATGAAAAATCAATTATTTAAAGGAGGAATCGCGGTATTAGTGCTTTTAATTACTGTCGCTTTTACAAACACCAAACAAGAAGTGAATGTTGATGCAAGTACTATTACCTGGACAGGGGAAAAAGTTACCGGTTCACATAATGGAACAATTAAGCTGAAAAGCGGTCACCTTATGATGGAGGATGAAAAGATCGTCGGTGGTGAATTTGTAATGGATATGAGTACAATAACCGTAACAGACTTAACAGGCGAGAGCAAAGGTAAACTTGAAGGACACTTGAAATCTGAAGATTTTTTCGGGGTTGAAAAATATCCGAATGCAAAATTGGTAATAACCAGTGCTGCTAAGAAAGGAACCGGCTCTTACGGTATAGTTGCCGACCTTACTATTAAAGAGAAAACTCATCCAATAACTTTCGATCTTAAGATGGTTGGAGATTCAGCTTCAACTCACTTGACAATTGACAGATCTAAATATGATGTTAGATATGGTTCAGGAAGTTTCTTTGACAATCTGGGAGACAAAACCATTTATGACAACTTTGAACTTGACGTTAATCTTAAGTTTTAA